One genomic window of Enoplosus armatus isolate fEnoArm2 chromosome 19, fEnoArm2.hap1, whole genome shotgun sequence includes the following:
- the cited2 gene encoding cbp/p300-interacting transactivator 2: MGHLGVTDVAHSVGSAHVGNVDSNAVRHGARIYSHYPGPSCAAASPGQLSASRHLQKLNTQYRNHGQPASRHQNHTHEPQTVNYPGRFGDDGGSADFRPPGWTPLQEHVPGIESDLVDEEVLMGLVVEFGLDRVKELPELWLGHNEFEFVCKQQTRVS, from the coding sequence ATGGGCCACCTTGGAGTGACCGATGTTGCGCATTCAGTCGGGAGCGCGCATGTTGGGAATGTTGACAGTAACGCGGTGCGTCACGGAGCGCGCATCTATTCCCACTATCCGGGTCCCAGCTGCGCAGCGGCATCACCGGGACAGCTGTCGGCCAGCAGGCACCTGCAGAAGCTGAACACGCAGTATCGTAACCACGGGCAACCCGCATCCCGTCATCAGAATCACACGCACGAGCCACAAACTGTTAACTACCCGGGGCGGTTTGGAGACGACGGCGGCTCTGCAGACTTCCGTCCGCCCGGGTGGACTCCGCTCCAGGAACACGTCCCCGGAATAGAGTCTGACCTGGTGGACGAGGAGGTTCTGATGGGTCTGGTGGTAGAGTTCGGGTTGGACCGTGTGAAGGAGCTTCCGGAGCTGTGGCTCGGACACAACGAGTTCGAGTTTGTGTGCAAACAGCAAACCAGAGTGAGCTGA
- the txlnba gene encoding alpha-taxilin, with the protein METSVKAAELMVSPQPDVASPPPGAENTEGEAAAPPAASGSSSSSSNPMEEFSRRLEDIISTYGSAASLLDRQSVTETETEKMEAKDDITVAVETEVSVIMQSLKKISPQEKLEELVRKHAELAALRRCDEKKLSALQQKLSVLLDERQQLQAESVSSLAARSRLESLCRELQGHYSTLREETLQRCREDEEKRTELTGHFQMMLTEIQAQIEQHSARNDKLCHENSNLTDKLESLMNQCEMREESLEKIDQRRDLQNKLTEAKLQQANALLKEAEEKHKREKEYLLREAIDKTKKCFAMKEQELTMKKKLALYATKFDEFQATLAKSNEIYVRFKKEMDNMSDKMKKMDKDSNMWKTRFENCNKALNDMIDERTEKGKEYELFVLKIQKLEKLCRALQEERVVLYDKIKEVRQANSVIPSKVFSSSNPNDIPNTEDADRSALLTPAEIQELQEIQQQDPILTQGMTRLKEEQAKLQEFAASLLATPSDNEEEDNGHSDHEEDSVASAFVQFKTKTQVKEGAVSVPEQVVDVKSEAAESDKVEEVPKPAESTTEAPTPVENTSETDAKPEAVKVQTQVEDKEVKPVKLDEEIQQQPAEPVPTSEPEKVKINPPTDPKPEAAEAEILVEAGEVKPAVPVGDVKVQDEPVQVPEEAPTTSKPPSQDTPKNTASSNAESSKKKKKKRNGKNAS; encoded by the exons ATGGAGACGTCGGTGAAAGCAGCTGAGCTGATGGTGTCCCCCCAGCCTGATGTGGCGTCCCCCCCCCCGGGCGCTGAGAACACCGAAGGTGAGGCGGCGgctcctcctgcagccagcggctcctcctcctcctcctccaaccccATGGAGGAGTTCAGCAGGCGCCTGGAGGACATCATCAGCACGTACGGCTCTGCCGCCAGCCTCCTGGACCGACAG AGTGTGAcggagacagagacggagaagaTGGAGGCAAAAGATGACATCACAGTTGCCGTGGAGACAG aggtCTCTGTCATCATGCAGAGTCTGAAGAAGATCTCTCCTCAGGAGAAACTGGAAGAACTGGTCAGGAAGCATGCTGAACTG gcagccTTGCGGCGCTGTGATGAGAAGAAGCTGAGTGCTCTGCAGCAGAAGTTGTCCGTCCTGCTGGACGAgcggcagcagctgcaggccgAGAGTGTCAGCAGCCTCGCAGCTCGCAGCAGGCTGGAGAGTCtgtgcagagagctgcagggacaCTACAGCACGCTGAGG gaGGAGACCCTTCAGCGCTgcagggaggatgaggagaagaggacGGAGCTGACCGGCCACTTCCAGATGATGCTGACAGAGATCCAGGCTCAGATCGAGCAGCACAGCGCCCGAAACGACAAGCTGTGCCACGAAAACAGCAACCTGACGGACAAACTGGAGAGTCTCATGAACCAGTGCGagatgagggaggag agttTGGAGAAGATCGACCAGCGCCGCGACCTGCAGAACAAACTGACTGAAGCCAAACTGCAGCAGGCCAACGCTCTGCTGAAGGAAGCCGAGGagaaacacaagagagagaaggaataC TTGCTTAGGGAGGCtattgacaaaacaaagaaatgcttCGCTATGAAGGAGCAGGAGCTGACCATGAAGAAGAAG CTGGCCCTCTACGCTACGAAGTTTGACGAGTTTCAGGCGACACTGGCCAAAAGCAACGAAATCTACGTCCGCTTCAAAAAGGAGATGGATAAT ATGTCAgataagatgaagaaaatggACAAAGACTCAAATATGTGGAAGACGAGGTTTGAGAACTGCAACAAGGCTCTGAACGACATGATTGATGAG AGAACTGAGAAAGGCAAAGAGTACGAGCTGTTCGTCCTGAAGATCCAGAAGCTGGAGAAGCTGTGTCGTGCCCTACAGGAAGAGAGGGTAGTTCTCTACGACAAGATTAAGGAAGTCCGCCAAGCTAACTCCGTCATCCCATCAAAGGTCTTTAGCAGCTCTAACCCCAATGATATCCCCAACACTGAAGATGCTGACAGATCTGCCCTGCTGACACCTGCGGAGATCCAAGAGCTCCAGGAGATCCAGCAGCAGGACCCGATCTTAACGCAGGGTATGACCCGTCTGAAGGAGGAGCAGGCCAAGCTGCAGGAGTTTGCTGCCTCCCTGTTGGCCACACCAAGCGACAATGAAGAAGAGGACAATGGTCATTCAGACCACGAAGAAGACTCAGTGGCTTCTGCGTTTGTCCAGTTCAAAACCAAAACTCAGGTCAAAGAGGGGGCGGTTTCAGTCCCTGAGCAGGTGGTAGATGTAAAATCAGAGGCAGCAGAATCAGATAAAGTTGAGGAGGTTCCAAAGCCAGCAGAGTCCACAACAGAAGCTCCAACACCTGTGGAGAACACTTCTGAAACAGACGCAAAACCAGAAGCAGTAAAAGTTCAAACCCAGGTTGAGGACAAAGAGGTGAAACCAGTTAAACTAGATGAGGAGATCCAGCAGCAACCTGCCGAACCAGTACCGACATCAGAGCCTGAGAAAGTCAAGATTAATCCACCGACAGACCCAAAaccagaagcagcagaggcggAGATCTTGGTCGAGGCTGGTGAGGTCAAACCAGCGGTCCCAGTGGGAGACGTGAAGGTCCAGGATGAACCAGTGCAAGTTCCAGAAGAAGCACCAACCACATCAAAGCCACCCTCCCAAGACACACCTAAAAATACTGCCTCCTCCAATGCTGAGTCCtccaagaagaaaaagaagaagaggaacgGCAAGAATGCTAGCTAA